One Synechococcus sp. PCC 7335 DNA window includes the following coding sequences:
- a CDS encoding RRXRR domain-containing protein, with translation MNSRVPVVDNNDKPLMPTKASRARRMVRDGKAIGQWSDLGVWYIKLVAEPSGDATQPIVAGVDPGKSYSGVGVQSGKHTLFRGHLVLPFNRVRARMDQRRLLRRGRRGRRIDRSIPFAQRSHRQKRFDNRRGNKLPPSIRAARQLELRVITELSKLFPIVAIGYERVAARTKKGCNFSPVQVGQDWAIEQMSKLAPVYQIKGWQKDGNGTSQIRKFLGLEKDKTNKSHAEPETHSVDGVAIASSYFVKFKSCHRFKEDGKSCFGSVGITPSVFKIITRFGAVKRGKQYGFYRRQLHFEVPAKGDVRKRKGGTVTPWLFRIGDFVSSTKGKAAVTGYIGGYSEPNKVVSIYDWQWKRIGQFLVGKTKLLRRSNGLCVA, from the coding sequence ATGAACAGTCGAGTTCCTGTAGTCGATAATAACGACAAGCCATTAATGCCGACCAAGGCGAGCCGTGCGCGTCGAATGGTGCGAGACGGTAAAGCGATAGGTCAATGGTCAGATCTAGGTGTGTGGTATATCAAGCTAGTTGCAGAACCATCAGGTGACGCTACTCAGCCTATTGTGGCGGGTGTAGATCCTGGTAAATCATATTCAGGCGTTGGTGTTCAGTCGGGCAAACATACGCTGTTTAGAGGCCATCTGGTTCTACCGTTTAATCGTGTTAGAGCCAGAATGGATCAGCGCCGATTGTTGCGTAGAGGTCGTAGAGGACGACGGATAGATCGTTCTATTCCGTTTGCTCAGCGGTCGCACCGTCAAAAGCGCTTTGACAATCGGCGCGGTAATAAACTTCCGCCTAGCATTAGAGCTGCTAGACAACTTGAGTTACGGGTCATTACTGAGCTATCGAAACTCTTCCCGATTGTTGCCATTGGTTATGAGCGGGTAGCAGCTAGAACTAAAAAAGGGTGCAACTTTAGTCCTGTCCAAGTCGGTCAAGACTGGGCTATCGAACAAATGAGTAAGTTAGCGCCTGTTTACCAAATAAAAGGATGGCAGAAAGACGGCAACGGAACTTCTCAAATCCGAAAATTTCTAGGACTTGAGAAAGATAAAACAAACAAATCCCACGCGGAACCTGAGACTCATTCTGTTGACGGCGTTGCTATAGCATCAAGTTATTTTGTCAAATTCAAGTCATGTCATCGGTTCAAAGAAGATGGTAAATCTTGTTTCGGCAGCGTTGGCATAACGCCATCAGTTTTCAAAATTATCACTCGGTTCGGCGCAGTCAAGCGAGGTAAGCAATACGGGTTTTATCGTCGTCAGCTCCATTTTGAGGTTCCAGCCAAAGGTGATGTTCGCAAACGCAAAGGCGGTACTGTCACACCTTGGCTATTCAGGATTGGCGATTTTGTCTCATCTACAAAAGGGAAAGCGGCTGTAACTGGCTATATCGGCGGCTACAGCGAACCCAATAAAGTCGTTTCTATCTACGATTGGCAGTGGAAGCGCATCGGGCAATTTTTAGTTGGCAAAACAAAGTTACTAAGGAGGTCTAACGGATTATGCGTAGCGTAG
- a CDS encoding DEAD/DEAH box helicase — MTKLRPTKRNNPCPICDNTSGKCSTKTDGDQEFVLCMTYGDAKLFEVIAGYKCIKAGSQWATFTPDITATQLSEAELAERRARRAAEENALKEHYRAGLSIDERNIAYRQILTQLSLHAEDRADLERRGLSTNTIAAFKSITPWHRLRNPVHPNTPAVGENGTKLLSPYTGYLVPAKDIQGRILGFQIRNRDTSSDDVPRYPWLSTPGRPTNLRNGELPLTFADGDRTVINVAEGILKPIIAAERTGQAFIGAAGGNFASSSAQLKAMCQALGVQMLVLNPDGGAVSNPLVMRQYNALAEIVEGLGYQFLVRWWGQTTKADGDVDDITPEQFEQSALISWTAFTAKTPLSSESFARKEAKRQQSQAEWKRQQRVERDRHAYARIAQLLGIEADINTDAPDYKNRAREQFYRSLKQLLKYETHTELISGFAEEIQPPADGRSLVAYDCSQGTGKSNRALIPPALQVAKSGGRVLIFVPTRGLAKEFKHRINQRAGRDIAATHLDASYYSAAIVVSCPESAYKFKGQRFDLIQIDEANEVLHRIESAELGNAGPQSLAAFRQLLASVPRVAIATATMSGWTLAATQTIGGFTPTDTHLQRRSRPATEMTIFEYGNYYQWLQKIIEALERGQRVAIPSGSRGKGRAIDRVLRAKFPDKTGLAIDGAATLQNQRSKFLSDPDTFLSEERPDWFIFTPVINSGVSIEGQHFDIQFEYATPHEGAQSISQRGERIRSAIGRDGAIKERHIYFSQRGAPTLEAYPDALSWQYWADELANEAKAPMGAAAALAKALGAEKALKPMQREAEKFTAMRPNLPHFLALKAFEIIFKRKLLHENWQCYGWRISPVPLPDQQQQKQLDALKVLSDNIRIGLIEQRGRTLKKTQTRASETVIDEINNPFQAARATKLHMEQRLGKQFLSQQDSQFFTAWAADKTASNPGIRSVVRSQLLDIALHDPACFDQIERMKAIQFLAGRPELDSTEFWHFPELPAPATDIELVSLISRCPGVAKVIKGELVQWTNQHPQVIAAGLYLIAHAKQIAANTKRVGLTRGAKFSNQMAPAALFNKALELVGHKPIKDTREGSGARLNLYRLEVIGDVLARRESLKAKQPTPLQQFQAELKIIRAQTRTAVNTAAKHQIIKKALAWVDRDTETAVSKALSAIRRRHAYWNNDYLSNLGDVNKMDACSRIKISHTPSPKTTSPPPIYRSLLALYRL; from the coding sequence ATGACAAAGTTGCGGCCAACCAAACGGAATAATCCTTGTCCGATCTGTGATAACACCAGCGGCAAGTGCAGCACCAAAACAGACGGCGATCAGGAATTTGTCCTTTGCATGACCTATGGGGATGCAAAGCTGTTTGAGGTTATCGCTGGCTATAAATGCATCAAAGCGGGCTCGCAGTGGGCCACATTCACGCCTGATATCACCGCTACTCAGCTTAGTGAAGCGGAACTTGCCGAGCGTCGCGCCCGCCGAGCCGCTGAAGAGAATGCACTTAAGGAACACTATCGAGCTGGGCTCAGCATTGACGAGCGCAATATCGCCTATCGGCAGATTCTCACTCAACTGTCGTTACATGCTGAGGATAGAGCCGACTTAGAACGCCGGGGACTTTCTACTAATACAATCGCCGCTTTCAAAAGCATTACGCCCTGGCACCGCCTACGTAACCCGGTTCATCCGAACACCCCAGCGGTAGGGGAGAATGGCACTAAGTTACTCTCTCCCTATACAGGCTATCTAGTTCCCGCCAAAGATATTCAAGGGCGTATTCTAGGCTTCCAGATTCGCAACCGCGATACGAGCAGTGATGATGTTCCTCGCTATCCTTGGCTCTCGACTCCTGGTCGTCCAACGAACCTGCGAAATGGTGAACTACCACTGACGTTCGCTGATGGTGATCGGACAGTTATCAATGTTGCTGAAGGTATCCTCAAGCCAATAATCGCGGCTGAAAGAACGGGTCAAGCATTTATCGGTGCGGCAGGTGGGAACTTTGCTAGTTCATCGGCGCAGCTAAAAGCGATGTGCCAAGCGCTAGGCGTTCAGATGCTGGTGCTCAACCCAGATGGCGGCGCAGTCAGCAACCCTCTAGTGATGCGTCAGTACAATGCCCTCGCTGAAATAGTGGAGGGATTAGGCTACCAGTTCTTAGTCAGATGGTGGGGCCAAACCACGAAAGCTGATGGTGATGTTGATGATATCACCCCAGAACAGTTCGAGCAATCGGCGCTCATCTCCTGGACAGCTTTCACTGCCAAGACGCCGCTTTCTAGCGAAAGCTTCGCTAGAAAGGAAGCGAAGCGGCAACAGAGTCAAGCAGAGTGGAAGCGACAACAGCGCGTTGAACGAGATCGCCATGCATACGCCAGAATTGCTCAGTTGCTCGGTATCGAAGCAGATATCAATACTGATGCCCCTGACTACAAAAACCGAGCGCGTGAGCAGTTTTATCGATCACTAAAGCAGTTGCTCAAGTATGAAACTCATACTGAGCTAATCAGCGGCTTCGCTGAAGAAATACAGCCACCAGCAGACGGGCGGTCGCTGGTGGCTTACGATTGCTCGCAGGGAACAGGGAAATCTAACCGGGCGTTGATTCCGCCTGCGTTACAGGTTGCTAAGAGCGGTGGCCGGGTGCTGATTTTCGTACCGACACGAGGACTGGCGAAAGAATTCAAGCATCGCATCAATCAGCGAGCAGGCAGGGATATAGCGGCTACTCACTTAGATGCCAGCTACTACAGTGCCGCGATTGTGGTCAGCTGCCCTGAATCAGCTTACAAGTTCAAAGGGCAGCGCTTTGACTTGATCCAGATTGATGAAGCCAATGAAGTTCTACATCGGATTGAGTCGGCAGAACTAGGCAACGCGGGACCACAAAGTTTAGCAGCATTCAGACAGCTACTTGCCTCGGTACCACGAGTAGCGATCGCCACCGCTACCATGAGCGGCTGGACACTTGCGGCCACGCAAACTATCGGCGGCTTTACTCCAACTGATACGCATCTACAGCGGCGCAGCAGACCCGCTACGGAGATGACTATTTTTGAGTATGGCAACTACTACCAGTGGCTACAAAAAATCATTGAAGCACTAGAGCGTGGGCAACGAGTTGCTATTCCGTCCGGCAGTCGGGGGAAGGGCCGCGCTATTGATCGAGTCTTGCGGGCTAAGTTCCCAGATAAAACTGGGCTAGCCATCGATGGCGCGGCCACTTTGCAAAATCAGCGCTCGAAATTTTTGTCCGATCCCGATACTTTCCTAAGCGAAGAAAGGCCCGATTGGTTTATCTTTACTCCTGTCATCAATAGCGGTGTGAGCATCGAAGGACAGCATTTCGATATCCAATTTGAATATGCCACACCTCATGAAGGAGCCCAAAGCATCAGCCAGCGAGGGGAACGAATCAGATCGGCCATTGGCCGCGATGGGGCGATCAAGGAGCGGCACATCTATTTCAGTCAACGGGGTGCCCCTACGCTCGAAGCTTATCCTGATGCGCTGAGCTGGCAGTATTGGGCAGATGAACTAGCGAATGAAGCGAAGGCACCGATGGGTGCAGCGGCTGCGCTAGCTAAAGCACTAGGCGCTGAGAAAGCGCTAAAGCCAATGCAGCGGGAGGCTGAAAAGTTTACAGCGATGCGACCTAACTTACCGCACTTTTTGGCACTCAAAGCGTTTGAGATCATTTTTAAGCGAAAGTTACTGCATGAAAATTGGCAGTGCTACGGCTGGCGCATTTCGCCAGTACCCTTGCCAGATCAACAACAACAAAAGCAGTTAGACGCTCTAAAAGTGTTGAGCGATAACATTAGGATTGGGCTGATTGAGCAGCGCGGACGAACTTTAAAAAAAACTCAAACTAGAGCTTCGGAAACAGTGATTGATGAGATCAACAATCCTTTCCAAGCAGCAAGGGCGACCAAGCTTCACATGGAGCAGCGACTGGGCAAGCAGTTTCTTTCACAGCAGGACAGCCAGTTTTTTACTGCCTGGGCCGCAGATAAAACTGCCAGCAATCCAGGAATACGCTCTGTGGTCCGCTCGCAGCTCCTAGATATCGCACTTCACGATCCAGCCTGTTTTGACCAAATAGAACGAATGAAAGCAATCCAATTCCTAGCGGGGAGACCAGAACTAGATAGCACAGAGTTCTGGCATTTTCCAGAACTTCCCGCACCAGCCACTGATATTGAGCTAGTTAGTCTCATTTCGCGTTGTCCAGGTGTGGCTAAGGTAATTAAGGGTGAGCTAGTGCAGTGGACAAACCAACATCCGCAAGTAATCGCCGCAGGACTTTATTTGATCGCTCATGCAAAGCAAATTGCGGCAAATACCAAACGAGTCGGACTGACGCGGGGCGCTAAGTTTTCCAATCAAATGGCCCCGGCGGCGTTATTTAACAAAGCCCTGGAGCTGGTCGGGCACAAGCCGATCAAAGACACCAGGGAAGGTAGTGGCGCAAGGCTTAACCTTTATCGGCTAGAAGTGATTGGCGATGTGCTGGCGCGGCGGGAGAGCTTAAAGGCTAAACAGCCTACTCCCCTACAGCAGTTCCAAGCAGAGCTAAAAATTATTCGGGCGCAGACTAGAACTGCAGTTAACACAGCAGCCAAGCATCAAATCATTAAGAAAGCGCTGGCATGGGTAGATAGAGATACCGAAACCGCCGTTTCTAAAGCGCTTTCAGCCATCAGGCGGCGTCACGCTTATTGGAATAATGATTACCTTTCTAATCTGGGTGACGTGAACAAAATGGATGCCTGTTCTAGGATCAAAATAAGCCATACACCCTCACCGAAAACTACTTCACCACCACCTATCTACCGGAGTTTGTTAGCCTTATATAGGCTATGA